In a single window of the Rhodoferax saidenbachensis genome:
- the dnaN gene encoding DNA polymerase III subunit beta, producing the protein MIVLKATQDKVLSVLQSVAGIVERRHTLPILANVLVRKTGTSLQLTTSDLEIQIRTTAELGGDTGNFTTTIGARKLIDILRTMPADQTVSLESSQNKIILKGGKSKFTLQTLQAEDFPLVQESANFGPVFSVPQKTLKDLLGQVAFAMAVHDIRYYLNGILFVAEGKQLSLVATDGHRLAFASATLDVEVPKQEVILPRKTVIELQRLLSDAEGAIEMQFANNQAKFTFDGMEFVTKLVEGKFPDYNRVIPKNHKNSITLGRTALLATLQRTAILTSDKFKGVRLNIDPGSLRVASNNAEQEEAVDELDIDYGGDSIEIGFNVTYLIDALANMSQDMVKLELSDGNSSALFTIPDNATFKYVVMPMRI; encoded by the coding sequence ATGATCGTTTTGAAGGCAACACAGGACAAGGTTCTCTCCGTTCTGCAATCGGTGGCGGGCATTGTGGAGCGCCGCCATACCCTGCCTATCCTGGCCAACGTGCTGGTGCGCAAAACCGGCACCTCGCTGCAGCTGACCACCAGCGATCTGGAAATACAGATCCGCACCACCGCCGAACTGGGCGGTGACACGGGCAACTTCACCACCACCATCGGTGCACGCAAGCTGATCGACATCCTGCGCACCATGCCGGCCGACCAGACCGTGTCGCTGGAGTCCAGCCAGAACAAGATCATCCTCAAAGGCGGCAAGAGCAAGTTCACGCTGCAGACCCTGCAAGCCGAAGACTTCCCGCTGGTGCAAGAGTCGGCCAACTTTGGCCCCGTGTTCAGCGTGCCGCAAAAAACACTGAAAGACCTGCTGGGCCAAGTGGCGTTTGCCATGGCTGTGCATGACATCCGTTACTACCTCAACGGTATTTTGTTTGTGGCTGAAGGCAAGCAGTTGAGCCTGGTCGCCACCGACGGCCACCGGCTGGCGTTTGCCTCCGCCACACTCGATGTCGAAGTGCCCAAACAAGAAGTCATCCTGCCGCGCAAGACCGTGATCGAACTGCAGCGATTGCTGTCGGATGCCGAAGGCGCGATTGAAATGCAATTCGCCAACAACCAGGCCAAGTTCACCTTTGACGGTATGGAGTTTGTGACCAAACTGGTCGAGGGCAAGTTCCCCGACTACAACCGCGTGATCCCCAAGAACCACAAGAACAGCATCACGCTGGGCCGCACCGCGCTCTTGGCTACGCTGCAACGCACAGCGATTCTGACCAGCGACAAGTTCAAGGGCGTGCGCCTGAACATTGATCCGGGCAGCCTGCGCGTTGCGTCCAACAATGCCGAGCAGGAAGAAGCGGTGGACGAGCTGGACATCGACTACGGCGGCGACAGCATCGAGATCGGTTTCAACGTGACCTACCTGATCGACGCACTGGCCAATATGAGCCAAGACATGGTCAAGCTGGAACTGTCCGACGGCAACAGCTCGGCACTGTTCACCATCCCCGACAACGCCACGTTCAAGTACGTGGTGATGCCGATGAGAATTTAA
- the dnaA gene encoding chromosomal replication initiator protein DnaA: MTEGHHPKLSDPTGLDIGQSLWQSCMDQLAQELPEQQFNTWIKPLSAQVLEDMSKVTIFVANRFKLDWVRAQYSSRIASMLEKMYGQPVQVELAITPRDTPVRTASSPKLVEAIAAEESPEFGEDRGHSGPKNRLNAMLTFENLVEGTANRMARAAAMHVATMPGHLYNPLFIYGGVGLGKTHLMHAVGNRLLADKPGSKVLYIHAEQFVSDVVKAYQRKTFDEFKDRYHSLDLLLIDDVQFFANKDRTQEEFFNAFEALLAKKSHIVMTSDTYPKGLADIHERLVSRFDSGLTVAIEPPELEMRVAILINKARVEGSEMPEEVAFFVAKNVRSNVRELEGALRKILAYSRFNQKEISIALAREALRDLLSIQNRQISVENIQKTVADYYKIKVADMYSKKRPASIARPRQIAMYLAKELTQKSLPEIGELFGGRDHTTVLHAVRKIGGERQQMTELNQQLHVLEQTLKG, from the coding sequence CAACAATTCAACACCTGGATCAAACCCCTCAGCGCGCAGGTGCTGGAGGACATGTCCAAGGTCACCATCTTTGTGGCCAACCGCTTCAAACTGGATTGGGTGCGTGCCCAATACAGCAGCCGTATTGCCTCCATGCTGGAGAAGATGTATGGCCAGCCAGTACAAGTTGAGTTAGCGATCACTCCCAGAGATACCCCCGTACGTACTGCCTCCTCTCCAAAGCTGGTCGAGGCGATTGCGGCCGAAGAAAGCCCTGAATTTGGGGAAGACCGGGGCCACAGTGGACCCAAGAATCGCCTGAACGCCATGCTCACGTTTGAGAACCTGGTGGAGGGTACCGCCAACCGCATGGCCCGCGCAGCCGCCATGCATGTAGCCACCATGCCAGGGCATTTGTACAACCCCCTGTTCATCTACGGCGGCGTCGGCCTGGGGAAAACCCACTTGATGCACGCCGTTGGTAATCGCTTACTTGCCGACAAGCCCGGAAGCAAAGTTCTCTACATCCATGCAGAACAATTTGTATCGGATGTGGTTAAGGCCTACCAGCGCAAGACTTTCGACGAATTCAAGGACCGCTACCACTCTCTGGATTTATTGTTGATCGACGATGTGCAGTTCTTTGCCAACAAAGACCGCACACAGGAAGAGTTCTTTAACGCCTTTGAGGCCCTGCTGGCCAAAAAGTCGCACATCGTGATGACCAGCGACACCTATCCCAAGGGACTGGCGGACATCCACGAACGCCTGGTTTCCCGGTTCGACTCCGGTCTGACGGTGGCCATCGAGCCGCCCGAGTTGGAAATGCGGGTGGCGATTCTGATCAACAAGGCCCGGGTCGAAGGCTCGGAGATGCCTGAGGAAGTGGCTTTCTTCGTCGCCAAGAACGTGCGCTCCAACGTGCGTGAGCTCGAAGGCGCGTTGCGTAAGATCCTGGCCTATTCGCGCTTCAACCAGAAGGAGATCTCCATCGCCCTGGCCCGCGAGGCGTTGCGTGACCTGCTGTCCATCCAGAACCGGCAGATTTCGGTGGAAAACATCCAGAAAACGGTGGCCGACTACTACAAGATCAAGGTCGCCGACATGTATTCCAAGAAGCGCCCAGCCAGCATTGCCCGCCCGCGTCAGATCGCGATGTACCTGGCCAAGGAACTGACACAAAAGAGCCTTCCGGAAATCGGAGAATTGTTTGGCGGGCGCGACCACACCACGGTGCTGCATGCGGTGCGCAAAATTGGCGGTGAGCGCCAGCAAATGACCGAGCTGAACCAGCAGCTCCACGTGCTGGAGCAAACCCTCAAAGGCTGA